One stretch of Aquimarina sp. Aq107 DNA includes these proteins:
- the gmd gene encoding GDP-mannose 4,6-dehydratase, protein MKKAIITGITGQDAAYLAELLLTKNYKVYGTYRRTSSTNFWRIEELGIEDHPNLHLLEYDLIDLSSAYRIIGEVEPDEIYNLAAQSFVGVSFTQPIATANITGIGALNLLEAIRIINPKIKFYQASTSEMFGKVNAIPQNEETPFHPRSPYGVAKVFAHWSTINYQESYNLFATSGILFNHESPLRGKEFVTRKITDAVAKIYLKKQEVLELGNLNAKRDWGYAREYVEGMHMMLQAPVADTYVLATNQTKTVRDFVTLSFKTVGIDIGWEGSNENEVGINLKTQKEIVKVNPQFYRPAEVDLLIGDASKAKENLGWETKTTLEELAEMMVKSDIKRNTNGGSF, encoded by the coding sequence ATGAAAAAAGCTATAATCACTGGGATTACAGGTCAGGATGCAGCATACTTGGCTGAGTTGCTATTAACGAAAAACTACAAGGTGTATGGAACATACCGAAGAACAAGCTCGACTAATTTTTGGAGAATAGAGGAGTTGGGAATAGAAGATCACCCTAATCTTCATTTATTAGAATATGATTTGATTGATTTATCGAGTGCATATAGAATAATTGGAGAAGTAGAACCAGATGAAATCTATAATTTGGCTGCCCAAAGTTTTGTAGGAGTTTCCTTTACGCAGCCAATAGCTACTGCTAATATTACTGGAATAGGTGCTTTAAATTTATTGGAAGCGATTCGAATAATAAACCCTAAAATTAAATTTTATCAGGCATCAACTTCAGAAATGTTTGGAAAAGTTAATGCAATTCCTCAAAATGAAGAAACTCCATTTCATCCTAGAAGCCCCTATGGAGTAGCTAAAGTTTTTGCACATTGGTCTACTATAAATTATCAAGAATCATATAACCTGTTTGCAACTAGTGGAATTTTATTTAATCATGAGTCTCCATTGAGAGGTAAAGAATTTGTGACAAGAAAAATTACAGATGCTGTAGCCAAAATATATTTAAAAAAACAGGAAGTATTGGAATTAGGAAATCTTAATGCTAAGAGAGATTGGGGATATGCAAGAGAATATGTAGAGGGGATGCATATGATGTTACAGGCGCCTGTTGCAGATACTTATGTATTGGCAACAAATCAAACAAAAACTGTTAGAGACTTTGTTACTTTATCATTTAAGACTGTTGGTATCGATATAGGTTGGGAAGGAAGTAATGAAAATGAAGTTGGAATTAATTTAAAAACACAAAAGGAAATTGTAAAAGTAAATCCTCAGTTTTATAGACCGGCAGAGGTGGACCTTTTAATTGGAGATGCATCAAAAGCAAAAGAAAACTTAGGTTGGGAAACAAAAACTACTCTTGAAGAACTTGCAGAAATGATGGTAAAAAGTGATATTAAAAGAAATACTAATGGCGGATCATTTTAA
- a CDS encoding GDP-mannose 4,6-dehydratase, whose translation MADHFNKKVFITGITGFTGVHLEKFFINQGWSVFGTSFQTSKNKNHFLCDITKKDEIDKIIRDLRPNYIIHTAAISFVGDVNQEQMYSVNIFGTLNLLNAVVKSNLDPEKIIIVSSASVYGSSGHTLSENLCPNPINHYGNSKLAMENMVKAYFSKLNIIITRPFNYTGVGQSLQFLIPKIVAHFKHKKSIIELGNLEVYREFNDVDYLVRCYYKLLLSENNSEIVNICTGRTNNIGEVLFFLEKISNHKIEVKVNPKFIRKNEIKILKGDSSKLFSFIGNLSKNYSLENTLIKMFNSETNK comes from the coding sequence ATGGCGGATCATTTTAATAAAAAAGTTTTTATCACTGGTATTACTGGTTTTACTGGTGTGCATTTAGAGAAGTTCTTTATAAATCAAGGCTGGAGCGTATTCGGAACAAGTTTTCAAACTTCAAAAAATAAAAATCACTTTTTATGTGATATTACTAAAAAGGACGAAATTGATAAAATCATTAGAGATTTACGACCAAATTACATAATACACACCGCGGCTATTTCTTTTGTTGGAGACGTTAATCAAGAGCAAATGTATTCGGTTAATATTTTCGGAACATTAAATCTTTTGAATGCTGTTGTAAAGTCTAATTTAGATCCTGAAAAGATAATTATTGTAAGTAGTGCTTCAGTGTATGGAAGCTCTGGTCATACGCTTTCAGAAAATTTATGCCCAAATCCAATTAATCATTATGGAAATAGTAAATTGGCTATGGAGAATATGGTTAAAGCTTATTTTTCTAAACTCAATATTATTATTACTAGGCCATTCAACTATACAGGTGTTGGACAATCATTACAGTTTCTAATTCCTAAAATAGTAGCTCATTTTAAGCATAAGAAGTCAATAATTGAACTTGGAAATTTGGAAGTTTACAGAGAATTTAATGATGTTGACTATTTAGTGAGATGTTATTATAAGTTGTTGTTGTCGGAAAATAACTCGGAAATTGTAAATATCTGTACTGGAAGAACTAATAATATAGGTGAAGTACTTTTTTTTCTTGAAAAAATATCAAATCACAAAATAGAAGTTAAAGTAAATCCAAAATTTATTCGAAAAAATGAAATAAAAATTTTGAAAGGTGACTCGTCTAAACTGTTTAGTTTTATAGGAAATTTATCAAAAAATTATAGT